A window of the Mustelus asterias unplaced genomic scaffold, sMusAst1.hap1.1 HAP1_SCAFFOLD_369, whole genome shotgun sequence genome harbors these coding sequences:
- the LOC144486494 gene encoding uncharacterized protein LOC144486494, producing the protein MAAEADKPLKCSVCAKGFKYRYGLERHECTHRTERPFKCPHCGKAFKHSSGLVNHQRIHAQERPHACPVCGKTFKYRYCLARHECVHTQERPHACPVCAKTFKHPSGLLKHQRVHTRSRPFVCSICGSGFTHPSILRRHQVVHAEDRPIRCEDCGRGFYYPSALRKHQQSHGKAGDRPPYLRTYRPVDTSPSAGPPDLKPCKCSECGKAFKKSSDLVMHQRVHTGERPYVCTLCGKGFKQPSGLIRHRIVHTGERPFKCSICEKSFTILCTLRKHQRLHTGEKPFQCPECGQRFTQSHHLVSHRRIHTGEKPFVCPVCSKGFKQPYQLVEHRRVHTGERPFLCTVCGRGFIQSSHLKTHQHLHTGERPFKCESCGKGFILSSHLIKHQRIHTKENY; encoded by the coding sequence ATGGCTGCCGAGGCTGACAAGCCCCTCAAGTGCTCGGTGTGTGCCAAGGGTTTCAAGTACCGCTATGGTCTGGAGCGGCACGAATGTACCCACCGCACGGAGAGACCCTTCAAATGCCCGCACTGCGGCAAGGCTTTCAAACATTCCTCCGGGCTGGTGAACCACCAGCGAATCCATGCCCAGGAGCGGCCGCACGCCTGCCCTGTCTGCGGGAAAACCTTCAAGTATCGTTACTGCCTGGCCCGCCATGAATGTGTCCACACCCAGGAGCGGCCGCACGCCTGCCCTGTCTGCGCCAAGACCTTCAAACACCCGTCAGGGCTGCTGAAACACCAAAGGGTCCACACTCGCAGCCGGCCTTTTGTCTGCTCCATCTGTGGCTCGGGATTCACCCACCCGTCCATCCTCCGCCGACACCAGGTGGTACACGCCGAGGACCGGCCAATCCGCTGTGAGGACTGCGGACGCGGCTTTTACTATCCCTCGGCCCTCAGGAAGCACCAGCAGAGCCACGGCAAGGCGGGCGATCGACCTCCCTACCTCAGgacctaccggccggtggacaccAGCCCCAGTGCCGGGCCCCCTGACCTCAAGCCCTGCAAATGCTCCGAGTGCGGCAAGGCCTTCAAGAAGTCCTCAGACCTGGTGATGcaccagcgagtccacaccgGCGAGAGACCGTACGTCTGCACTCTGTGCGGCAAGGGATTCAAGCAGCCATCCGGGCTGATCCGGCATCGCATTGTCCACACCGGAGAGAGACCCTTCAAATGCTCCATCTGTGAGAAGAGCTTCACCATCCTCTGCACACTGCGCAAACACCAGCGGCTCCACACTGGCGAGAAGCCATTCCAGTGCCCAGAATGTGGCCAACGCTTCACCCAGTCTCACCACCTGGTGTCCCATCGCCGTATCCACACCGGAGAGAAACCCTTTGTCTGCCCCGTTTGCTCAAAGGGCTTCAAGCAGCCCTACCAGCTGGTAGAGCACCGGCGGGTTCACACCGGCGAGAGGCCATTCCTCTGCACTGTCTGTGGCCGTGGCTTCATCCAGTCCTCCCACCTCAAGACCCACCAGCACCTGCACACTGGAGAGCGCCCCTTCAAGTGTGAGAGCTGTGGCAAAGGGTTCATTCTCTCGTCTCACCTCATCAAACACCAGCGGATCCACACCAAAGAGAACTACTAA